A single Planktothrix serta PCC 8927 DNA region contains:
- a CDS encoding response regulator, translating to MTPKRILIIDDDDGVREIIQISLEVAAGWEVITACCGSEGLVLAETKQPDAILLDVMMPDMDGATTFKHLQANPKTQNIPTILLTAKAKMSEKQQFIQLGVTGVITKPFEAMDLVDQICTLLQWAN from the coding sequence ATGACCCCTAAACGAATTTTAATCATTGATGATGATGATGGTGTGCGGGAAATTATCCAAATTTCCCTGGAAGTTGCGGCGGGTTGGGAGGTGATTACGGCCTGTTGTGGTAGTGAAGGTTTAGTTTTAGCTGAAACTAAACAACCGGATGCCATTCTGTTAGATGTAATGATGCCAGATATGGATGGCGCAACGACTTTTAAACATTTACAGGCTAACCCAAAAACCCAAAACATTCCCACAATTTTGTTAACGGCCAAGGCTAAAATGAGTGAAAAACAACAATTTATTCAGCTAGGAGTAACGGGGGTGATTACTAAACCCTTTGAAGCGATGGATTTAGTCGATCAAATTTGCACCCTCCTGCAATGGGCAAATTAA
- a CDS encoding sensor domain-containing protein — protein sequence MLINRDLKQALKRSYKELSDFKFALDQSSIVAITNAYGSITYANDKFCEISKYTREELIGKNHRIVNSGYHSKHFFKTLWSTIKSGKIWRGEVRNQAKDGSYYWVDTTIIPFLDDKGKPYQYIAIRNDITERKKAEYQLLYDVFHDRLTGLANRSLLINEIEKSIEQVQKYPDDLFAVLCLDLDRFKVVNDSLGRTVGDQLLMAFSHLLQSLVAYPNIVARLGGDEFAILLKSIQSPLEAIDLAKNINHTLINPFEIGECQVFKTTSIGMVLGTNHYHQAENILRDADIAMHQAKEKGKGCLEIFDKEIHDQALVKMQLEIELRQALTKQEFIVYYQPIVNLEAGKITGFEALVRWLHPQRGMIYPAEFIPLAEETGLIVPIGNWVLQQACEQLQKWQLLRDRETLIHPLTLNVNFSAKQFNLSNVIEIVETILNKTNISLWDLKIELTESVLMDNNQTLEGISQLKSYHIGLSIDDFGTGYSSLSYLHRFPLDTLKIDRSFIQNIGERGRQTEIVLAIISLAHNLGMDVVAEGVETEQQLNQLRLFNCEYGQGYLFSKPLNAEATEALLRSNPQW from the coding sequence TTGTTGATCAATCGAGATTTAAAACAAGCTTTAAAACGTTCTTATAAAGAATTATCTGACTTTAAATTTGCCCTAGATCAATCTTCAATTGTTGCTATTACAAATGCTTACGGATCAATTACCTATGCCAACGATAAATTTTGCGAAATTTCTAAATACACCAGAGAGGAATTGATTGGAAAAAATCACAGAATTGTCAATTCCGGCTATCACTCCAAACACTTTTTTAAAACCCTTTGGTCAACAATTAAATCCGGTAAAATTTGGCGAGGAGAAGTTCGGAATCAAGCCAAGGATGGTAGTTACTATTGGGTAGATACTACCATTATTCCCTTTTTAGATGACAAAGGAAAACCCTATCAATATATTGCTATTCGTAATGATATTACCGAACGTAAAAAAGCCGAATATCAACTATTATATGACGTTTTTCATGATCGATTAACCGGATTAGCCAATCGCAGTTTATTGATTAATGAAATCGAGAAATCGATTGAACAGGTGCAAAAATATCCTGATGATTTATTTGCGGTACTCTGTTTAGATTTAGATCGCTTTAAAGTGGTTAATGATAGCTTAGGACGTACCGTAGGAGATCAATTATTAATGGCATTTTCTCACCTGCTCCAATCCTTAGTCGCTTATCCTAATATTGTAGCGCGTTTAGGGGGAGATGAATTTGCTATTTTACTCAAATCAATTCAATCTCCCTTAGAAGCCATTGACCTTGCTAAAAATATTAATCATACCTTGATAAATCCCTTTGAAATTGGGGAATGTCAAGTTTTTAAAACCACTAGCATCGGCATGGTTTTAGGAACAAACCATTATCATCAAGCCGAAAACATTCTCAGAGATGCCGATATTGCGATGCACCAAGCTAAAGAAAAGGGCAAGGGATGTTTAGAAATATTTGATAAAGAAATTCATGATCAAGCCTTAGTCAAAATGCAGTTAGAAATTGAACTGCGACAAGCTTTAACAAAACAAGAATTTATCGTTTATTATCAACCCATTGTTAACTTAGAAGCCGGAAAAATTACCGGGTTTGAAGCCTTAGTGCGTTGGCTCCATCCCCAGCGAGGAATGATTTATCCGGCGGAATTTATTCCCCTAGCAGAAGAAACAGGATTAATTGTTCCCATTGGAAATTGGGTATTACAACAAGCCTGTGAACAACTGCAAAAATGGCAGCTTTTAAGAGATAGAGAAACCTTGATTCACCCCCTGACCTTAAATGTTAATTTTTCAGCCAAGCAATTTAACTTATCGAATGTAATCGAGATTGTTGAAACCATTTTGAATAAAACCAACATCTCGCTTTGGGATCTGAAAATTGAATTAACCGAAAGTGTTTTGATGGATAATAATCAAACCCTAGAAGGAATTTCTCAACTGAAATCCTATCATATTGGTTTGAGTATTGATGATTTTGGTACGGGGTATTCTTCCCTCAGCTATTTACATCGCTTCCCCTTAGATACTTTAAAAATAGATCGATCTTTTATTCAAAATATTGGCGAACGGGGACGACAAACGGAGATTGTCTTAGCGATTATTAGTTTAGCCCATAACTTAGGAATGGATGTCGTCGCTGAAGGCGTTGAAACCGAACAACAATTAAATCAACTACGACTGTTTAATTGTGAATATGGCCAGGGTTACTTATTTTCTAAACCCCTGAATGCAGAAGCCACTGAAGCCCTATTACGTTCTAATCCCCAATGGTAA
- a CDS encoding heavy metal-binding domain-containing protein, with the protein MILTTTSTLQGKEIIEYYGVVSGEAILGANIIRDFFAGVRDIVGGRAAAYEQSLREAKEIAMLEMIEDAKSLGANAIIGIDLDYETVCEGMLMVAASGTAVKYL; encoded by the coding sequence ATGATTCTAACTACAACTAGCACATTGCAGGGTAAAGAAATTATTGAATATTATGGAGTGGTCAGTGGAGAAGCCATTTTAGGGGCTAATATTATCCGCGATTTTTTTGCCGGAGTTCGAGATATTGTAGGCGGACGTGCAGCCGCTTATGAACAATCCCTGCGAGAAGCTAAAGAAATAGCGATGCTGGAAATGATTGAAGATGCGAAATCTCTAGGAGCGAATGCAATTATTGGGATTGATCTCGATTATGAAACGGTATGTGAAGGAATGTTAATGGTAGCCGCCAGTGGTACGGCGGTGAAATATCTTTAA
- a CDS encoding HEPN domain-containing protein yields the protein MRSDEQKLLLEKAKRSLMGADLLVENNLAELATSRAYYAMFYIASAFLLAKNLSFSSHSAVISAFGREFAKDNQKFREFHRALIDAQDMRNRSDYDLDVNITTSEAKQQIDIAKQFMNFWETYQKSLGA from the coding sequence CTGCGCTCNGATGAACAAAAATTACTACTAGAAAAAGCTAAACGGAGTCTAATGGGTGCAGATTTATTGGTGGAAAATAATCTAGCCGAACTGGCAACGTCCCGTGCTTATTATGCAATGTTTTATATCGCTTCTGCCTTTTTGTTGGCAAAAAACTTAAGTTTTTCTAGCCATTCTGCTGTGATTAGTGCTTTCGGTCGAGAATTTGCCAAGGACAATCAAAAATTTCGAGAATTTCACAGGGCTTTAATTGATGCACAGGATATGCGAAACCGGAGTGATTATGATTTGGATGTTAATATTACCACATCTGAAGCTAAACAACAAATTGATATTGCTAAACAATTTATGAATTTTTGGGAAACTTATCAGAAAAGTCTGGGAGCTTGA
- a CDS encoding type IV pilin-like G/H family protein, with amino-acid sequence MQDFLNGTVIHRQDGLPSYAGVVTVSHTAGSVMALANICKTDQPSTEPPALSSTPVPGEGLKCPAGSSPVR; translated from the coding sequence ATGCAGGATTTCCTTAATGGTACTGTTATCCATAGACAAGACGGACTCCCTAGTTATGCTGGAGTTGTAACCGTTAGCCACACAGCAGGCAGTGTAATGGCTTTAGCTAATATTTGCAAAACTGATCAACCCTCCACCGAGCCCCCGGCTTTGTCCTCAACTCCTGTACCCGGAGAAGGGTTAAAATGTCCTGCGGGTTCGAGTCCGGTCAGATAG
- a CDS encoding nucleotidyltransferase domain-containing protein: MKHQKLPEIIEFIKNWFKTHYSEQVVQIILYGSQARGEAKPDSDIDLLIVMKSAFNYSDEIKKTSEFIQELSLKYDTVISRAFVSEQRFNQEKSPFILNVHREGIVL; the protein is encoded by the coding sequence ATGAAACATCAAAAATTACCGGAGATTATAGAATTTATTAAAAATTGGTTTAAAACCCATTATTCTGAACAGGTTGTTCAAATTATTTTATATGGTTCTCAAGCTAGGGGGGAAGCTAAACCTGATTCAGATATTGACTTACTGATTGTGATGAAATCCGCGTTTAATTACTCTGATGAAATCAAAAAAACCAGTGAGTTTATTCAAGAATTATCCTTAAAATATGATACGGTTATCTCCCGTGCTTTTGTCTCTGAGCAGCGTTTTAATCAAGAAAAAAGTCCATTTATTTTGAATGTTCATCGGGAAGGAATTGTTCTATGA
- a CDS encoding DUF3368 domain-containing protein: MIVICDTSPILYLLLINQIELLPRLYQTIIIPDVVQAEMQAPGAPLALQNWIDHPPEWLEICSVAPGNDPRLQRLQAGEQAAILLAQSLKADLLIVDDLAARQIAQKLGINIIGLLGILGEAGRRNWLNFPETLRQLLEVTNFRASPQLVQDLLKEFYR, from the coding sequence ATGATTGTAATTTGTGACACTTCACCGATCCTTTACTTGCTCTTAATTAACCAAATTGAGCTACTCCCGCGCCTCTATCAAACTATCATTATTCCTGATGTTGTTCAAGCTGAAATGCAAGCCCCAGGTGCGCCTCTTGCCTTGCAAAATTGGATCGATCACCCCCCGGAATGGCTAGAAATTTGTTCAGTGGCTCCAGGTAATGATCCTCGATTACAACGCCTACAAGCTGGCGAGCAAGCTGCCATTCTTCTGGCTCAGTCCCTCAAAGCTGATTTGCTGATTGTCGATGATTTAGCGGCTCGTCAAATTGCTCAAAAACTTGGCATCAACATCATTGGTTTATTAGGAATTTTGGGGGAAGCTGGGAGACGAAACTGGCTGAATTTTCCTGAAACTTTGAGGCAACTGTTAGAAGTAACCAATTTCCGTGCTTCTCCCCAACTCGTTCAAGATTTACTCAAAGAATTTTATAGATAA
- a CDS encoding UPF0175 family protein, with product MQITIEIPDEYIQQLQPNLENFSQRILETLVVESYNAQKLTTAEVGRILNLNRFEVETFLKKHRAYLHYTITDFHQDLQTLQHLQEH from the coding sequence ATGCAAATCACCATTGAAATCCCCGATGAATACATTCAACAACTCCAACCCAACCTAGAAAACTTCTCCCAACGCATCCTAGAAACCTTAGTAGTCGAATCCTACAACGCTCAAAAGCTAACCACTGCTGAAGTCGGACGGATTCTCAACCTGAACCGCTTTGAAGTTGAAACGTTCCTCAAAAAACACCGAGCATACCTCCATTACACGATTACTGACTTCCATCAAGACTTACAAACCCTCCAGCACCTTCAGGAACATTAA
- a CDS encoding nucleotidyltransferase domain-containing protein: MKHQKLPEIIEFIKNWFKTHYSEQVVQIILYGSQARGEAKPDSDIDLLIVMKSAFNYSDEIKKTSEFIQELSLKYDTVISRAFVSEQRFNQEKSPFILNVHREGIVL; the protein is encoded by the coding sequence ATGAAACATCAAAAATTACCGGAGATTATAGAATTTATTAAAAATTGGTTTAAAACCCATTATTCTGAACAGGTTGTTCAAATTATTTTATATGGTTCTCAAGCTAGGGGGGAAGCTAAACCTGATTCAGATATTGACTTGCTGATTGTGATGAAATCCGCGTTTAATTACTCTGATGAAATCAAAAAAACCAGTGAGTTTATTCAAGAATTATCCTTAAAATATGATACGGTTATCTCCCGTGCTTTTGTCTCTGAGCAGCGTTTTAATCAAGAAAAAAGTCCATTTATTTTGAATGTTCATCGGGAAGGAATTGTTCTATGA
- the ribE gene encoding riboflavin synthase, translating into MFTGLIQALGTLQPIGQDQFQISCVLGDVDLILQDLAIGDSVAVDGVCLTVVEIRDKGFIATASPETLNRTKLGQSLEGYFNLETSLRAGSKLGGHFVTGHVDGVGCLQSVVPTATSWEMRFSAPVSVATIWDRQIAPYIVPKGSIAVNGISLTISDCDVEGRWFEVAVIPHSYQETNLRYLQPGSWVNIEADILGKYVGKFLQSYLKGNLNPLESYNNIPAISTLEEITPEFLAEHGFS; encoded by the coding sequence ATGTTTACAGGACTTATTCAAGCACTCGGAACCCTTCAACCTATAGGACAAGATCAGTTCCAAATTAGTTGCGTTTTAGGGGATGTGGACTTAATTTTACAGGATTTAGCCATCGGTGATAGTGTAGCCGTGGACGGAGTTTGCTTAACGGTGGTGGAAATTCGGGACAAAGGGTTTATCGCAACGGCGTCTCCTGAGACTTTAAATCGGACAAAACTGGGACAGAGTTTAGAGGGTTATTTTAACTTAGAAACGTCCCTGCGGGCTGGAAGTAAGTTAGGGGGGCATTTTGTCACGGGTCACGTTGATGGGGTCGGGTGTCTCCAGTCTGTTGTTCCCACAGCAACCTCTTGGGAAATGCGGTTTTCTGCTCCTGTGAGCGTCGCCACAATTTGGGATCGTCAAATCGCGCCTTATATTGTGCCAAAAGGGAGTATTGCGGTCAATGGGATTAGTTTAACGATTTCTGATTGTGATGTTGAGGGTCGTTGGTTTGAAGTGGCGGTTATTCCCCATAGTTATCAAGAAACGAATTTACGCTATTTGCAACCGGGAAGTTGGGTTAATATTGAAGCGGATATTTTAGGAAAATATGTGGGGAAATTTCTGCAAAGTTACCTCAAAGGCAACTTAAATCCCTTGGAAAGTTATAATAATATTCCAGCGATTTCCACCTTAGAGGAGATTACCCCAGAGTTTTTAGCAGAACATGGATTTAGTTGA
- a CDS encoding bifunctional nuclease family protein has translation MIEMKVAGIALDAATRSPIILLRDAVERRALPIYVGQDQAKSILGALENHKPPRPLTHDLFVNLLETWDMTLEKIVIHSLQDSTFYAVLIVRQGEIRKEIDARPSDAISIALRTDSPIWVMEEVIADASIPVDRDADEAERRAFRDFVSNLSPSDLIKRSELNKTDEMQ, from the coding sequence ATGATTGAAATGAAAGTCGCTGGAATTGCACTCGACGCCGCTACACGCAGCCCTATTATTTTACTGCGGGATGCGGTCGAGAGACGTGCTTTACCGATTTATGTGGGCCAAGATCAAGCAAAATCCATCCTCGGCGCTTTAGAAAATCACAAACCACCCCGACCCCTGACCCATGATTTATTTGTGAATCTTCTCGAAACTTGGGATATGACCCTAGAGAAAATTGTGATTCATTCCCTGCAAGATAGCACCTTCTACGCCGTGTTAATTGTTCGTCAAGGGGAAATTAGAAAGGAAATTGATGCGCGTCCGAGTGATGCAATTTCTATTGCTTTACGCACCGATAGCCCCATTTGGGTGATGGAAGAAGTCATTGCAGATGCGTCTATTCCTGTAGATAGGGACGCAGATGAGGCTGAAAGACGAGCGTTTCGAGACTTTGTATCTAATTTGAGTCCTTCAGATTTAATTAAACGTTCAGAACTCAACAAAACCGATGAAATGCAATAA
- a CDS encoding aldo/keto reductase gives MRYRRFGKTNLDLSVFTLGTMRYLSSPENAYLTIEKALSLGINHIETARGYGQSESFLGEALLAGLSIKRSQLYITTKIPPTANPDQLEKQIDQSLERLNLDYLDCLAIHGINTREHLEYTLQGLSGVEKAIADGRVHHLGFSTHAPLEVILATIKTDLFQFVNLHYYYFFQRNAIAIELASQKDMGIFIISPGDKGGQLYNPPETLKTLCDPISPLTLTYRFLLSDSRITTLSLGPANPQELDQPLKIADQDGKLTLEELAIFQQLEAQKIEKLGTNQCSQCYQCLPCPEQINIPEVLRLRNLALAYDMTDFGKYRYRMFENAGHWFPGRKANHCNDCGDCLPRCPEQLDIPTLLKDTHEQLNGKSGRRLWE, from the coding sequence ATGCGTTATCGACGGTTTGGCAAAACAAATCTGGATCTTTCGGTATTTACCTTGGGAACAATGCGTTATTTGTCATCCCCAGAAAATGCCTATTTAACAATAGAAAAGGCTCTCTCTCTAGGAATTAATCATATTGAAACAGCAAGAGGTTATGGTCAAAGCGAATCTTTTTTAGGGGAAGCCCTATTAGCGGGTTTATCCATCAAGCGATCGCAACTTTATATTACGACAAAAATCCCCCCCACTGCCAACCCAGATCAGTTAGAAAAACAGATTGATCAGTCCCTAGAACGCCTGAATTTAGATTACCTTGACTGTTTAGCCATTCATGGAATTAACACCAGAGAACACCTCGAATACACCCTGCAAGGACTATCAGGAGTTGAAAAAGCGATCGCCGATGGTCGAGTTCATCATTTAGGGTTTTCAACTCACGCTCCCCTAGAAGTGATTTTAGCCACCATAAAAACAGATTTATTTCAATTTGTCAATCTGCATTATTACTATTTTTTTCAACGAAATGCGATCGCTATTGAGTTAGCCTCTCAAAAAGATATGGGGATATTTATTATTTCTCCTGGGGATAAAGGCGGACAACTTTATAACCCCCCAGAAACCTTAAAAACTCTCTGTGATCCGATTTCTCCCTTAACCTTAACCTATCGCTTTTTATTAAGTGATTCCCGCATTACCACCTTAAGTTTAGGGCCAGCTAATCCCCAAGAATTAGATCAACCCTTAAAAATTGCCGATCAAGATGGTAAACTTACCCTAGAAGAACTTGCTATTTTTCAACAATTAGAAGCTCAAAAAATAGAAAAATTAGGAACAAATCAATGTAGTCAATGTTATCAATGTTTACCCTGTCCTGAACAGATTAATATTCCCGAAGTCCTACGCTTAAGAAATTTAGCCCTTGCGTATGATATGACCGACTTTGGCAAATATCGTTATCGAATGTTTGAAAATGCAGGTCATTGGTTTCCCGGTCGTAAAGCCAATCATTGTAACGACTGTGGGGACTGTTTACCCCGTTGTCCCGAACAATTAGACATTCCCACCTTATTAAAAGATACCCATGAACAATTAAACGGGAAATCAGGAAGAAGACTTTGGGAATAA
- a CDS encoding homoserine dehydrogenase, producing MVFKIGLLGLGTVGTGTVEILLSPEGRHPLLSELSLHRVGVRSLSKARSVNIPEYLLTTDLEEIVIDPAVDIVVELIGGLEPARSLILQAIENGKHVVTANKAVISRYGSEIFEAANEKGVYVLLEAAVAGGIPVIQSLKQSLGANRIHKVTGIINGTTNYILTRMKNEGVDFAEVLADAQRLGYAEADPSADIDGLDAGDKIAILASLAFGGRIKLEQVYCEGIRKVTATDIAYAEKLGFVIKLLAIASRDPHATPEQDLLSVRVHPTLVPKVHPLASINDVYNAILVEGEPIGQVMFFGRGAGSGPTASAVVSDLLNIIAVLQMQEAEVVSPVVTHELMTCTHQHYCKIAPMVDLVTRFYARFLTNDSPGVIGKIGTTFGQHNVSLESIVQTGFHQNLAEIVVVTHDVLEGDFHKALNEIQSLDAIESIPTILRVL from the coding sequence GTGGTTTTTAAAATTGGTTTATTAGGACTAGGGACGGTTGGGACAGGAACCGTTGAAATTTTGTTGAGTCCAGAGGGTCGTCATCCGTTGTTATCGGAGTTAAGTTTGCATCGGGTGGGGGTGCGATCGCTGTCTAAAGCCCGGAGTGTTAATATACCCGAATATTTATTAACAACGGATTTAGAAGAAATTGTCATTGATCCGGCGGTTGATATTGTTGTGGAATTAATTGGCGGTTTGGAACCAGCGCGATCGCTGATTTTACAAGCCATTGAAAACGGTAAACACGTTGTCACCGCCAATAAAGCCGTGATTTCCCGTTATGGAAGTGAAATTTTTGAAGCGGCGAATGAAAAAGGGGTTTATGTGCTGTTAGAAGCAGCCGTTGCTGGCGGAATTCCTGTGATTCAATCTTTAAAACAATCGTTAGGTGCAAATCGAATTCATAAAGTCACGGGAATTATTAATGGCACGACTAATTATATTTTGACCCGGATGAAAAATGAAGGGGTAGATTTTGCAGAAGTCTTAGCCGATGCTCAACGCTTAGGATATGCAGAAGCTGACCCCAGCGCCGATATTGATGGGTTGGATGCTGGGGATAAAATTGCAATTCTGGCGTCTTTAGCTTTTGGAGGCAGAATTAAGTTAGAACAGGTTTACTGTGAAGGAATTAGAAAGGTGACGGCGACGGATATTGCTTATGCAGAAAAGTTGGGATTTGTCATTAAGTTATTAGCGATCGCTTCGCGAGATCCCCACGCCACTCCTGAGCAGGATTTATTATCGGTTCGAGTTCATCCGACTTTAGTTCCTAAAGTTCATCCCTTAGCGAGTATTAATGATGTTTACAACGCGATTTTAGTCGAAGGTGAACCGATTGGACAGGTGATGTTTTTTGGACGGGGAGCCGGATCGGGGCCAACAGCGAGTGCAGTGGTTTCTGATCTTTTAAATATTATTGCTGTCCTACAAATGCAAGAAGCAGAGGTCGTGAGTCCTGTTGTTACTCATGAACTAATGACTTGCACCCATCAACATTACTGCAAAATTGCACCGATGGTTGATTTAGTTACCCGTTTTTATGCTCGTTTTTTAACAAATGATTCTCCGGGGGTGATCGGGAAAATCGGAACCACTTTTGGTCAGCATAATGTTAGTTTAGAGTCAATTGTTCAAACGGGATTTCATCAGAATTTAGCGGAAATTGTCGTGGTGACTCATGATGTTCTGGAAGGGGATTTTCATAAAGCTTTAAATGAGATTCAAAGCTTAGATGCAATTGAGAGTATTCCTACTATTTTACGGGTACTTTAG
- a CDS encoding Hfq-related RNA-binding protein — protein sequence MSEFNTDLPSIRKVQSYTKDKNAVEIKLLTNDVLEGVILWQDPNCLCLQDQNNKQILIWRNAIAFIRPK from the coding sequence ATGTCTGAATTCAATACTGATTTACCCAGTATTCGCAAAGTCCAAAGCTATACGAAGGATAAAAATGCCGTGGAAATCAAACTGCTTACTAATGATGTTCTCGAAGGGGTCATTCTTTGGCAAGATCCTAACTGTCTGTGTTTACAAGATCAAAATAACAAGCAAATCCTGATTTGGCGCAATGCGATCGCCTTTATTCGTCCTAAGTAG
- the dapF gene encoding diaminopimelate epimerase, translating into MTLKFTKYHGLGNDFILIDNRHQSEPLITPEQAVELCDRNFGIGADGVIFALPGTPTTDYTMRIFNSDGSEPQMCGNGIRCLAKFIAELENQDQITSPVRYKIDTLAGVITPQLQPDGQVKVDMGLPRLLAKEIPTTLAAADEKVVNIPLEVAGHSWNITGVSMGNPHCITFVEDVAAIKLSEIGPLFEHHSVFPERTNTEFIQMVQRNYIKMRVWERGAGATLACGTGACAAVVAGVLTENCDLIVTVELPGGCLDIEWSNDHQNLYMTGPAQRVFTGKY; encoded by the coding sequence ATGACCCTTAAATTTACCAAATATCACGGTTTAGGCAATGATTTTATCTTGATTGATAATCGCCATCAATCAGAACCCCTAATCACTCCAGAACAAGCCGTAGAACTGTGCGATCGCAATTTTGGCATTGGTGCCGATGGGGTGATTTTTGCCCTACCTGGAACCCCCACCACTGACTATACCATGCGAATTTTCAACTCCGATGGGTCAGAACCTCAGATGTGTGGCAATGGAATTCGCTGTTTAGCTAAATTTATTGCTGAGTTAGAAAATCAAGATCAGATCACATCCCCAGTCCGTTACAAAATCGATACTTTAGCGGGTGTAATTACCCCCCAATTACAACCCGATGGCCAAGTTAAAGTTGATATGGGACTTCCGCGACTCTTGGCCAAAGAAATTCCCACAACCTTAGCCGCCGCCGATGAAAAAGTCGTGAATATTCCCTTAGAAGTGGCGGGACACTCTTGGAATATCACGGGTGTCAGCATGGGAAACCCCCACTGTATTACCTTTGTTGAGGATGTCGCGGCCATCAAACTCTCAGAAATCGGCCCCCTATTTGAGCATCATTCCGTTTTCCCCGAACGCACAAATACTGAATTTATTCAAATGGTTCAGCGAAATTATATTAAAATGCGGGTCTGGGAACGCGGTGCTGGCGCAACTCTGGCCTGTGGAACTGGAGCTTGTGCTGCTGTTGTTGCTGGAGTTTTAACCGAAAATTGCGATCTTATTGTTACAGTAGAATTACCCGGAGGTTGTCTTGACATTGAATGGTCAAATGATCATCAAAATTTGTACATGACAGGGCCAGCACAACGGGTATTTACAGGGAAATATTAA
- a CDS encoding calcium-binding protein, with protein TPIPTVTPTPIPTVTPTPSPTVTPTPSPTVTPTPEPTVTPTPEPTSTSTSQPTVTPTSQATAVFDPSTNFTVGLTLNTTKPSGEVQQGTSDNDEILGTDENNSINSDAGNDQVYGYKGNDYIDLGSGDDIAYGGKEDDYITGGEGNDLIFGDEGKDVLIGDDGNDILLGGKNDDFLQGGNGDDQMFGGQNDDSLQGGDGKDTLFGDIGSDILEGNAGDDLLLGGEDQDTMSGGADNDTLYGGQANDLVDGNEGNDILFGDLGDDTLDGGEGNDVLTGGQGNDWLVGAGGDDTLTGGAGNDRFYLASSFGNNLITDFTNGEDIIALTGGLTFEQLEITSFNGSTLIKIASSQQQLAELLGVDSNLIGESNFVLG; from the coding sequence ACACCGATTCCTACAGTTACTCCCACACCGATTCCTACAGTTACTCCCACACCGAGTCCTACGGTTACTCCCACACCGAGTCCTACGGTTACTCCCACACCGGAACCTACAGTTACTCCCACACCGGAACCAACATCAACTTCCACATCCCAACCTACGGTTACTCCCACATCCCAAGCAACAGCCGTATTTGATCCCTCGACGAATTTTACTGTCGGGCTAACGTTAAATACAACCAAACCCAGTGGAGAAGTCCAACAGGGGACAAGTGATAATGATGAAATACTCGGCACAGATGAGAATAACTCGATTAACTCAGATGCTGGGAATGATCAGGTGTACGGCTATAAAGGCAATGATTACATCGACCTCGGTAGCGGAGATGACATCGCTTATGGAGGAAAAGAAGATGACTACATCACAGGTGGTGAGGGAAATGATCTCATTTTCGGAGATGAAGGCAAAGATGTCCTAATCGGAGATGACGGTAATGACATCCTCTTAGGCGGTAAAAACGATGACTTTTTACAAGGAGGCAATGGTGATGACCAGATGTTTGGCGGTCAAAACGATGACTCCCTCCAAGGCGGTGACGGTAAAGACACCCTATTCGGAGATATTGGCAGCGACATCTTAGAAGGCAATGCAGGTGATGACCTGCTCTTGGGTGGAGAAGACCAAGACACTATGTCTGGTGGTGCAGATAATGACACCCTCTATGGCGGTCAAGCCAATGACCTTGTAGATGGAAATGAGGGCAATGATATCCTATTCGGAGATTTAGGGGATGATACCCTCGATGGCGGTGAGGGTAACGATGTCTTAACCGGAGGTCAAGGTAATGACTGGTTAGTTGGAGCCGGGGGCGATGACACCCTAACTGGTGGTGCGGGTAATGACCGCTTCTATCTGGCCAGTAGTTTTGGGAATAACCTGATTACCGACTTTACGAACGGAGAGGATATTATCGCTTTAACCGGAGGTCTAACTTTTGAACAGTTAGAAATTACCTCTTTTAACGGCTCGACTCTGATTAAAATCGCCAGTAGTCAACAACAGTTGGCTGAACTGCTTGGAGTTGATAGCAACTTGATCGGTGAGAGCAATTTTGTTCTCGGATAA